A part of Gouania willdenowi chromosome 2, fGouWil2.1, whole genome shotgun sequence genomic DNA contains:
- the LOC114477774 gene encoding kelch-like protein 41b, with product MDPNAIKEELRLFQSTLLQDGLKELLSENKFVDCTLKVGDRNLPCHRLIMAACSPYFREIFFTEDGKEVENTKEVVLDDVNPTILDMIVQYLYSAEIDLTDDNVQEIIVVANRFQIPSVFTVCVNYLQKKLSLANCLAIFRMGLVLSCPRLAVAGRNFIADRFELLYKEEEFLKLAAHELFAVIGGDSLNVEKEELVFEAVMAWVRYDKDKRVKLLKDAFNCIRFRLLPEKYFHERVETDDIIKADPELQKMIQVIRDTFKGKLPEKPKKKEGEEDGEEEESPFPGFLNDMRRQGMYARDFILMINDTAAVAYDVGENECFLAAMSEQVPRNHVSLASQRNQLYIIGGLFVDEENKDLPLQCYTYLLDPVTSDWVALPPMPSPRCLFNIGESENLLFAVAGKDLQTNESLDSVMCYDVEKMKWSESKKLPLKIHGHAVVSHKGLVYCIGGKTDDNKALNKMFAYNHKQSEWRELAAMKTARAMFGAVIHNGKIIVAGGVNEEGLTASCEAFDFTTNKWEPFAEFPQERSSINLLSSSGSLYAVGGFAMVQMENKEVVPTEVTDVWQYEDDKKQWSGMLREMRYAAGSSCVSIRLNAARMPKL from the exons ATGGACCCCAACGCCATCAAGGAGGAACTGCGCCTGTTTCAGAGCACCCTGCTACAGGACGGCTTGAAGGAACTGCTGAGTGAGAACAAGTTTGTGGACTGCACACTAAAAGTGGGGGATCGCAACCTTCCATGCCACAGGCTAATCATGGCCGCCTGTAGCCCTTACTTCAGGGAGATCTTCTTTACGGAGGATGGGAAGGAGGTGGAGAACACTAAAGAGGTGGTGCTGGATGATGTGAACCCTACAATCCTGGACATGATCGTCCAGTACCTCTACTCAGCAGAGATCGATCTCACAGATGACAATGTTCAGGAGATAATAGTCGTAGCAAACAGATTCCAGATCCCGTCGGtcttcactgtgtgtgtcaaCTACCTCCAGAAGAAGCTGTCTTTGGCCAACTGCTTGGCCATCTTCAGAATGGGCTTGGTGCTCAGCTGTCCAAGGCTCGCCGTGGCCGGTCGCAATTTCATCGCTGACCGCTTTGAGTTGCTTTACAAGGAGGAGGAATTCCTCAAGCTAGCAGCTCATGAACTGTTTGCTGTCATTGGTGGAGACTCGCTGAATGTGGAGAAAGAGGAGCTGGTGTTTGAGGCGGTCATGGCCTGGGTCCGCTATGACAAAGATAAGCGCGTCAAGCTTCTCAAAGATGCCTTCAACTGTATCCGCTTCCGCCTGCTACCAGAGAAGTACTTCCATGAAAGAGTGGAGACAGACGATATCATCAAGGCAGACCCAGAACTTCAGAAGATGATCCAGGTCATCAGGGACACCTTCAAGGGGAAGCTTCCTGAGAAACCCAAAAAGAAGGAGGGTGAGGAAGATGGCGAAGAGGAGGAAAGTCCTTTCCCTGGCTTCCTGAATGACATGCGCAGACAAGGCATGTACGCACGTGACTTCATCCTGATGATTAATGACACAGCTGCTGTGGCGTACGATGTCGGTGAGAATGAGTGCTTCCTGGCCGCCATGTCAGAGCAGGTGCCACGTAACCACGTAAGCCTCGCGTCACAAAGAAATCAGCTCTACATCATTGGAGGACTCTTTGTGGATGAGGAAAATAAGGATCTGCCTCTACAATGTTATACATACTTG TTGGATCCGGTCACGTCTGACTGGGTTGCTCTACCGCCCATGCCGTCCCCGAGGTGCCTCTTCAACATCGGCGAGAGTGAGAACCTGCTGTTTGCTGTGGCCGGCAAAGACCTGCAGACCAACGAGTCCCTGGACTCTGTGATGTGCTACGATGTGGA GAAGATGAAGTGGAGTGAAAGCAAAAAGCTTCCTCTGAAGATCCACGGGCACGCAGTTGTCTCCCATAAAGGCCTGGTGTACTGCATCGGAGGAAAGACAGATGACAA CAAAGCACTCAACAAGATGTTTGCCTACAACCACAAGCAGTCGGAGTGGAGGGAGCTAGCGGCCATGAAAACAGCCAGAGCCATGTTTGGGGCCGTCATCCACAATGGCAAGATCATAGTGGCCGGTGGCGTCAACGAGGAAGGTCTCACCGCCTCATGTGAGGCTTTTGACTTCACAACAAACAA GTGGGAACCCTTTGCAGAGTTCCCTCAGGAACGAAGCTCCATCAACCTGCTGAGCAGCAGCGGCTCCCTGTACGCCGTGGGCGGCTTCGCCATGGTCCAGATGGAGAACAAAGAAGTTGTCCCCACAGAGGTCACAGACGTCTGGCA GTACGAGGACGATAAGAAGCAGTGGAGCGGTATGCTGAGGGAGATGCGTTACGCCGCCGGGTCGTCCTGCGTATCCATCCGCCTCAATGCCGCCAGGATGCCCAAACTGTAG